CCCAGTTGGCGGGTCAGCCAGTCCGCCGCGTCCTCGATGGCGGCGGCAGGCAGGCTGTGCCCGGCGTTCCACCAGCGCAGCTCCTTGGGTTCCCGCGCCGCCGCGAACAGTCGCTCGGCCTGGTCGGGCCGGATCACCGGGTCGCGGCGGCCATGCACCATCAGCAGCGGGCAGCCGAGCCCCCGCACCGCCCGAAGGGGGTCCACGACCGTGCGGGCGAGGGTGGTGAGCGGGGTGCCCAGCGGCAGGTCCCCCCCCGCCGCGAGCACGAGCGCCCTCACCTCTCGCTCCCGGGCGGCGAGGGCCGCCCCCAGGAAGGAGCCCAGCGAGTACCCCACCACGGCCACCCGCCCCGGGTCCACGGCGGGGTGGGTCCGCAGGAACTCTGCGGCGACCCCCGCCTCCCGCAGGGCGAGGCGCCACAGCCGGGCCGCCTCCAGCGGGTTTCGCAGGCCATTCAGCTCCAGGGGATTGCCGCGCGAGCCGTGCAGCGGCAGGTCGGGGGCGAGGGACGCGACGCCCCGTCGCAGCAGCACCTGCCCCACCGAGTCCGTCATCACCTCCCCGCGCGAGGTCAGGCCGTGCAGGAGGAGGGCGGCGGGCACCTTCACCCCCGGCTCCCTGTTCGGCAGCAGGAGGAGGGCGGGCACGGAGTCCCCCTCCACCCGCCACTCCAGACGAAGGCGGGTGCCCCCGGGAACTCGCTGCTCGGCCTGGATGACGGGAGGGGAGACGGACGGCATGCGGGGAGGGTAGGGCGGGGGGAGGTTCCGGTTCGTGACGAGGTTGCCCAAGGACGGATGAGGCGGGTTGTTGCCTGACAGGCCTCCCCGGTGCAGTACGCTGGGCGACGTGCCCCACAGCCGAATTCAACCGTGGGGGACCGGGCACGCCGTCCAGCCCGCCTCCCCATGAGTACCCTGATCCTCGTCCGCCACGGCCAGGCCACGCCCTTCGAGGCCGACACCGACCGCCTTTCGTCACTCGGGGAGGCGCAGGCGCGGGCGGTGGGCACCTATCTGGCGGAGGCCGGGCTGGAGCCGACGGACGTGATCTCGGGCTCCCTCGTCCGGCAACGGGAAAGTGCCCGCCTGGCCTGCGAGGCGGCGGGGGGCGGCTGGCCCGAGCCCGTCACCGACCCCCGCCTCGCGGAGTACGACGGGGACGGCCTGACGCGGACCCTCGCGCCGCTGCTCGCCGCCCGTGACCCGAAGTTTGACGCCCTGGTCCGCACCTACGAGCGCGAAAAGCACGGCCCGGAGCGCAACCGGCACCTTCAGCGGATGCTCGAACCCCTCACCGCCGCCTACCTGCGGGGCGAGGTCGCGCACGCGGGGGTGGAGGCGTGGGCCGACTTCCGTGCCCGCGTCCACGCCTTCCTGCGCGAACTCCTCGCCGGACCCTCGGGCCGCACCGTCCTCGCCTTTTCCTCGGGCGGCGTGATCGGCGTCACCGTCGCCGCCGTGCTGCGCGCCCCCGATGAGAGTGCGCTCACCCTCAACTGGCGTGTTCGCAACGGCAGCCTCACCCGGCTGACCTACGGTGGGGGCCGCGCCAGCCTCGACTCGTTCAACGAGACCGCCCACCTCACCGAAGAACTCTCGTCCTGGCGCTAAAGGAGACCCGCATGGCCCTCGATCCCCACCTCAAGGAAGTCCTCCTCCAGATGGCCGCCGCCCCCCAGCCGAATGGACTGGAGGAGCTGCGTGCCGCCGTGATCGCCAACGCCGCCCGCAGCCCGAAGCGTCCAGTGGAAATCGCCGGGACGCGCGACCTCACCATTCCGGGCCCGGCCTCCGACCTGCCCGCCCGGCTGTACACGCCGGTAGGGGAGGGGCCGCACCCGCTCACCGTCTATTTCCACGGGGGCGGCTTCGTCGCGTACTCCATCGAGACGCACGACAGCGTGTGCCGCGAGCTGTGTGCGGGGGCGAACTCAGCGGTGCTGAGCGTCGAGTACCGCCTCGCGCCCGAACACCGCTTTCCCGCCGGGGTGGAGGACGCCTACGCCGCCCTGCTCTGGGCCGCCGCGCACGGGGAGGAGCTGGGCGCCGACTCCTCCCGCCTTGCCGTGGCCGGGGACAGCGCCGGGGCGAGCCTCGCCATCGCCTGCACCCTGCGCGCCCGCGACGAGGGTGGCCCCCGCATCCGCGCCCAACTGCTGATCTACCCCGCCGTGGACTTCGTGAACACCGGGCGTTACCCCAGCCGCCGCGAGAACGCCGAGGGGTTCTTCCTGACGGAGGAGCGGATGCGCTTCTTCGCGCAGATGTATCTCGAAGACCCTGAACATGGGGCGCATCCGCACGTCTCGCCGCTGCACGCCGCCGGGCTTCACGACCTGCCCCCCGCCCTGGTCATGACCGCCGAGTTCGACCCCCTGCGCGACGAGGGCGCGGCCTACGCCGAGGCCCTTCAAGCGGCGGGGGTCCGCGCCGACCACCTCCCCGGCCCCGGCATGATCCACGGCTTTGCCAACATGACGGCCTTCTCGCCCGCTGCGGCTGGGCTGCTCGACCGCGCGGCGGGGTGGCTGGGGGCGGAACTGGGGACACGGCAGGAGAGCGCCCGTGAGTGACGTTGCGGTGTGCGTCCACTGCGGGGCGAAAAATCGCCTGGGCACCCCTCCCGCCGGGCAGGTGCCGGTGTGCGGGCGCTGCGGTCACCCCCTGCCCTGGCTGCTCAGCGCCTCGGACGCGACGTTCGGGGCCGAGGTCACGGCGTCCGTCCCGGTGCTCGTGGACTTCTGGGCCGAGTGGTGCGGCCCCTGCCGGGCGGTCGCGCCCGTGTTGGAGGACCTGGCGCGCGAACATGCCGGGAAACTCAAGGTGGTCAAGCTCGACGTGGACCGCAACCCGGACGTGTCGGGGCGCTACGGGGTCCGCAGCATCCCCACCCTGATCCTCTTCGAGCATGGTCGCCCGGCGGAGACGTGGGTGGGCGCGCTGCCCAAGGGGACGCTCAGCGCCCGGCTGGCGCCCTATCTGCGGCAGGGAGGCGGGGGGGAAGCGGCCAGATAATCCCTGGCCGGGTCAGCGTCCCGGCGGCAGCCGGTCGAGCCCCACGTCTGTCACGTACGGCACCAGCCCCGAGGCCCGCGCCCGTTCGTACGTCGCGCGCACGAGGGCCGGGTCCGAGGCGTAGTCCAGGGTCAGGACCGGCTTGCCCGCCGCCCGCCACAACCGGTAGAGCGCGAGCTGGCCCACCTGACGTTCCGAGTCGGTGGGCCGATTCGTGGCGTACACGAACGTCTCCTCCTGCCCGGTCGCGTCCACACAGGCGGCGTAGCGGGGGTCTCGGATAAGGGCCGCGGCGTTTTGCGGGATGATCAGGAACTCGGGGTCGCGGGCCCGGGCGTGGGCGGCGGCGCGGCAGACCCACGCCACCATCTCGGCGGCGGCGGTGGGCCTATCCGGGTGGAGTTCGTAGGCGTCGATCAGGTCGAGGTACGCGCCGTGGAAGCCCTGGTCGATCACCCGGTCGAGTTCGCGCAGGGCGAGGGCCTGCCACGCCGGGTCCCAGTACGCCACGTCGTAGTTGCCGGGCCAGTCGGGGTCGGGGCGCAGCAGCCACGCGGGCTGGCCCGGCCTCCACCCCGGCTGCCAGTACGCGCGGAAGTTCTCGGCGGCCCCCAGGCTGAGGTAGGCGATCAGGAGGCGCCCGCGCGCAGCCTCCCGCACCTCCGCCGGGGTCCAGGCCCCCCCGTCCCCCCAGCGGGTGGGGTCCACGACGACGAGATCAAAGGAGGAGTCCCGCACGCCGCGCAGCCCCGCGTCGCCGTACCCGGTGAGCTGGACACCCCAGGTGCGGACGGCGGCGAGCTGGGCGTGACGGGAGGGAGCGGTGTCCGTGCGGCTGGAACTGCCGTCGGCGGCGGCACAGCCACACAGCAGCGCGGCGAGAAGGAGGACGGGGCGGAACATCAGGGGCAGCCTCCGGGCAGGGAAAGGGCGCGGTCGGTCACGAAGGTGGGCACGTCCCACCGGGCAGCGTGAACGTGGGCGAGGCGGGCGAGCGCGGGCGTGTCGGCATAGTCGAGAGCGAGCACTTCCAGGCCAGCCGCGCGGCAGGCGGCGAGCCAGTGGGCGGTGTAGTCGAGGCCCATCCTGTCATGCAGGCCGTACCGGGGCGTATGGGTCGTCCCGAATGCCTCCATAAGGACTCCGTCTACCAGCGGGGCGAGGCCGGGCAGGAGGGAAAAGCCCCGGTTGGCGAGCAGGTACACGCCCGGCCACGCCTCCCGCATGTCGCGCACCCGGTCGACCGTGGCGCCTTCCTCCGCACTACAAAGCGTGTCGAGGAGCAGGCCGTCCGTGTGGGCGAGGGCTTCGGCGGCACGTTCAAGCAGCACTTCGCGCCAGCCGGGGTGCGCCGCGTCCACCGCCACGCTCCCCCAGTGGGGGTTCACCGCCCGGTGGTAGGGCCGGCTTCCCGGCACGCAGGCCCGGTCGCCGAGCGGGTGGTCCTCGCCCACGCTCAGGTAACCCAGGACCCGGGTACCCCCCTCCCGCAGGGCGCGCAGGTCGGCGGGCCGGTAGAGGCCCGGCTGGACGACCACGGTGTTGAAGGTCTCCAGGTCGCGCAGCGCGGCTCCCGTTCCCGGCCCGTAGTAGACGGCGTGAGAACCCCTCAGCGCGGGGTGACGGTCACGGTGGTGCCGCCCGTGCCGACGGGGAAGAGGGCGATGGAGCGCCCGCCGTAGGTCTCGACACTGGCGCCCGCGGGACCCGCCGTGCCCGTCATGAAGATGCGGGGGGTGCCGGAGGCGCTGCTGACCCGCACGGTGTTCGTGGAGCGGTCCCACACCGCCGTGAGGCCGTCCTTGGCGCCCTCGTAGCGGGTGCGGGCGTCCACGTAGGCGCCCAGGTCGTTCCAGCGCAGCGTGTTCAGGGGCAGGGTGCTCGCGGCGGCGTACTTGGTCAGCACGGCGCGGACCCAGTCGGTCGCCAGGCTGTGGCCGGGGGCGTACTGGTTCAGGTTCGTCTGGTGCATGTAGTGGGGCCACGCGGCACCCGACAGGACATGCTGGAAGCCCAGGTCGCTCTCCCGGTCCAGGAACTGGGGGTAGGTCAGGTTGCTCGGCCAGTAGGGGGCGGTGCCGCCGGGGCCGTACACCGCGTTGTAGCTCGTGACCGCCTCGTCGGGGGTGGTGGCGTAGTAGTAGACGTTGACCGGCCAGCGCGGCACCAGCAGAATGTTCGTGTTCATGGGGTGGTAGATGCCGCAGCTCGGGCAGTTGGCGTTCCACTGGCTCGCCACGCTCCGGTTGGAGGCGAGGTAGCGCACGCCGCTCGCCTGCGCGGCCTGGAGCATTGCCGGGTTACTCGCCGCCAGGCCGTAGTCCTGCTTGGGCTGGCCGTCGGCGGGCTCCTTGTACCCCAACCCGCTCATCTCGCCCGTCACCAGGCTCTTCTCGCTGAGCTTCAGGCCCATAAAGAGCCCGATCAGGGTGTTCTGGAAAATCTGCTCGAAGCTGTCCTGCCGGTTCATCACGTCCATCAGCGGGTGGTCGCGGGTGTGGTTGACCCAGTCGAAATCCGAGCGCAGGCACTTGCTGACCGCGCTGAGGGGGTCCCTCACGTTGCTGCCCGGCGTGCAGGTGCGCGGCGCGAGCACGTCCGCGCCCAGGCCGTTGTACATGATCGCGTAGCGGAAGTTCGCGGCCACGGGGAAGTCGCGCCGCACTGTCTCCTGCTGGGCCTTGGTCGCCAGGGCGTCGGAAACCCCCAGGCGGTAGCTGTCGGCGGCGAGGGTGCGCGTCGCGGCGTCGTAACGGTCGTCGGCGGCGAACCAGTCGTCGATGTCCACCCCCAGGAAGCGGCGGTACTCGCCCAGGAAGACGCCGCGAGTGAGCCACCCGATCAGCCCCGGCCCGAGAAGCTGGGTGTGGTTCATGTACTCGTTCTCGGCCATGGTGAGCAGCAGCCGCTCGCGCCCGTCGGCGGCGGTGCTCGTGACGGCCAGGACGTTCCCAGACGCGTCCTGAAGGAGAGGCTGGGTGCTCACGCCGGGCACGCTCTCCACCCGGCTGGGGTAGGTGTAGGCCAGGCGCACGGGCACGGCCTGGTTCGTCAGGTCGGTGAACACCCCGCGCCCGGCGGTGGTCACGCTGGCGTCGGTGTTCGCCGTCTCGGTGCCCGGCACCGCGCGCAGGCCGTAGTCCTCGGGGGTCACGCCGGGGTAGCCGAAGAGGGCGAGCTGCCGGACCTTGAAGGCCGCCTCGTACCCGAACAGGGTGGCCCATTCCGAGTCGTCCAGGGCGCTCGTGTACATGCCGGGCGAACTCTCAGTCGTCAGGGCGTTGCTCGCCAGGATGACGCCCGCGTAGCGGCCCACCCCGTCGGGGCCGACCAGCCGCTCGGGGGTCAGCGCCTGGGTGGTCGCGTCCAGGGTGTCGAAGGGGATGCCGTGCTGGCGCAGCAGCGCCCGCGCCGGGCCCAGGCCGAAGTCCCCCGCGCCCGCGTGCAGCACCAGGATTCTGAGCGCCACTTTGTTCGTCTGCGCGTTGGCGGGCAGGGCCTGGGCGCGGAGAGCAGCCCCATGGGGAACCGTGGCGGGGCCGAGCCGGGCGCCGCTCAGGTCGGGGCGTGCGGCCCCGCCCAGGCTCTGCGGACCCACGACGCCGGGAGGGGCACCGGGGACTGCCCCGGCGGGAGTCACGGGATGATGGTGGCCCGCGTGGAGCGGCTCGCCATAGCGGGTGATCTCGCTGAGCTTGACGCCGTTCTCGCCCACGATCTCACCGCTCGTGTCGGGGGTTGGCGTCGTCGCGGAGGGACCTCCACCGCAGGCGGTCAGGGCGAGGAGAAGCGTCAGGGGCAGGAGGGGGGAGAGGGATTTCATGGGGCTCCTTGGGGGATCGGGGGGGCGGGAAGGGCCGCGAGCAGCTCGGCCAGGGCGTCTTCGAGGGAGTGGAGGGGGGTGAAACCGGTAGCGTTCAGGCGTGTGAGGTCGGCGCGCTGGTAGGGCACGTCCCCGCTGCGGGGGCTGCCGGGGGCGTCCTCGTGCCACTCGCCCGTGAAGCCGCACAGCCGGGCGAGGACGGTCACGAGGTCGCGCACGGGCCGGGCCTCGCCGCTGCCGACGTTCACCACGCCGCGGAGTTCGGCGCCGGGCTGACCGGGCAGGACGTGCAGCACCGCGCGGGTCACGTCCCGGACGGCCACGAAGTCGCGCCGGGCGCCGAGCGGGCCGAAGCGCACCGGGGTTTGTCCGTCTGCCGCCCGCAACTCCCGCGCCGCCCGGCCCGGCAGGGTGCCCGCGTTCATGCCCGCCCCGACCGGGTTGGTCAGGCGCAGGGCGAGGGCGTCCACCCGGCCCGCGCGGGCGGCCTCGTCGAGCAGCAGCGTCCCGGCGAGCTTCGTCGCCCCGTAGGGCGAGACGGGACAGGTGGGGTCGTCCTCGCGCGAGGTGTGCCCCTCGGGGACCGGGCCGTACTCGGCGGCGGAGGCGAGGTGGACGACCCGGGCACCCGTGCGCGCCGCGCCGTCCAGCACCCGGGCGGGGAGGAGGACGTTCGCCCGCGTCAGTGCCGGGAGGTCCCCCCCCGTCCGTCCCGCCGCGTTCACGATCACGCCCGCGCCGCCCAGCAGGGCGGCCCACTCGGCCTCCGGTAGGGCCGTCAGGTCGGTGTGGGCGGGGGGCAGGCGCACGTCCAGCCCGGCCTCCCTCAGCGCGCGGTGGAGGTGCCCGCCGAGAAAGCCGTTCGCGCCGAGCAGCAGGGCGGTGGGGGAGGAGGCGGGCGTCATCCGGGCCTCAGTCCGCCGCGCTGCCCTGCACGAGGTCGGGGAGCAGCACGGGCGCCATGCTCGGCCACTGGGCGTTCGCGGTGTCGTAGTCCTCGGGGCGCCCGATATCGAGCCAGTAGCCGCCGAAGAGGTCGCTTCCCGGGTGTTCCCCGGCGGCGAGCAGGTCGAGCATCAGGGTGTCGAAGCCGAGGACCTGCCCGGGCGTGTAGCGCCGCAGCGTTTCCCGTGTCATCGCGTACACGCCCATGCTGACCTGGAACTGCACGGTGGGCTTTTCCCGGAAGGCGACGATGCTGCTCTCGCCGCCTTCCCCGTCCACGTCCAGCACCCCGAACTCGCTGCGAATCTCGCGGCGGTAGGTCGCCACCGTGACGGGCCGCCCGCTGCGGGTGTGGCGGCGCAGGAAGGTCCCGTAGTCGAGGTCGGTGAGCACGTCCCCGTTCATGATCAGGAAGTGTTCGGGCAGGGTGTCCAGCACGTTGAGGACCGGCCCGATGGTGCCCAGCGGCGTCTCCTCGTCGGTGTAGGTGACCGTCAGGCCGTAGCGGCTGCCGTCGCCGACGAAGGCGCGGATGAGGTGCCCCATGTGCCCGATGGCGAGGGTGACGCCCGTGAAGCCCGAGCGCCGCAGTTGCATCAGCACGATCTCCAGGATCGAGTAGGTGTCCCCGATAGGCACGAGGGGCTTGGGAACGCAGGTCGTGTACGGGCGCAGGCGGGTCCCTTTACCTCCGGCGAGAATCACTGCGTGCATGGGTTCGCTCCTTTCGTTTCCCGGCATCGCGGGAGGGGGAAGTCAGACGGTGTACTCGCCCACCCGGTAGCGGGCGAGGTGGGCGGGGTTGGTGAACCACTCGGCGGTGCGGCGCAGGCCCTCTTCCAGCGAAACCTCGGGTGCCCAGCCGGTGAGGTCGCGCAGGGCCGAGGCGTCGGCGAGCAGGCGCATGACCTCGGAGCCCTCGGGGCGCAGGCGGATGTCCTCCTGCACGACCTCGACCTCGCGGCCCATGACCTGCGCGATCAGGCGCACGGTGTCCCCCACGCTGATCTCGCGGCCCGACCCGGCGTTCAGGACCCGGCCCAGCACCTCGTCCCCGGCCTCGCCCACGGCGCGGAAGGCGCGGGCGGTGTCGGCCACGAAGTTGAAGTCGCGGGTGGGGCGCAGGTCGCCCAGCCGGATCTCGGTGCGGCCCGCCGCGATCTGGCTGATCACGGTGGGGATCACCGCGCGGGCCGACTGCCTTGGCCCGTAGGTGTTGAAGGGCCGCAGGGTCACCACGGGCAGCCCGAAGCTGAGGTGGTAACTCTCCGCGAGCTTGTCCGCCCCGATCTTGGTGGCCGAGTACGGCGACTGGCCCTGGAGGGGGTGCGACTCGTGGATGGGCACGGTGCGGGCGGTGCCGTACACCTCGCTGGTGCTCGTGTGGACGACCCGCCGGGTGCCGAGGTCGCGGGCGGCCTCCAGCACGTTGAGGGTGCCGGTGATGTTCGTCTCCACGTAGGAGCGCGGCGCCACGTAGGAGTACGGGATGGCGATGAGCGCCGCGAGGTGGTACACCGTGTGCGCCCCCCCCATCAATGCCCGCACGCTGCCCGCGTCGCGCACGTCGCCGAGCTGCACTTCAACGTGCTCCAGCACCTCGGGTTCCAGCGTGTCGAGCCAGCCGTACGAGCCCTGCGAGTTGTAGATCGCCATCGCGCGGACGCGGTAGCCCGCCCGGACGAGTTCCTCGGTGAGGTGCGACCCGATGAAGCCGTCCGCGCCGGTCACGGCGACGAGCGGGCGCCCGGAGGAGGAGCGGGAGACGGTGGGGAGGGAGGCGGCGGTGTGGGTCATCGGTAACTCCGGGGGTCTTGCAGGGCGGACAGCGCCAGCGCCAGCAGCGAGAGGGCGAGCAGGGGCAGCAGCAGCGTGGGAGACAGGGAGGTGAGGGTGAGCAGCAGCGCGGTGACCGTCCACACGGCCAGGAGCAGCGGCGCCCGCCCGTGGTTGGCGAGCCACGCACTCAGCAGCAGCGCCGCGCCGGAGGCGGGAATCACGGTGGGGAGGTCCGGGGGCAGGCCGGGACCCCCCAGCGCCGGGTCGTCCAGGAGCCGCACCCCCAGCGCGAGGGCCAGCGCGTACCCGGCGGCGACGAGGATCACGGCGAGGCGCCCCCGCCACCGCAGCGCCCCCAGGTCGCGCTCCTCGCGGGCGGCGTGTTGCAACCTCTCCTGGGCGTGCCACACGCCCGCCTCCAGCCCCCCGGCGCTCAGCACGAGGGGAAGGAGCGCCCCGGCTCCCAGCCGCGTGCCCAGCGCCACGCAGGCGGCGGCGAGCGCCCAGCCGTACGCCGCCAGCCGCAGCCCCGGCGTGAGGGTGGCCCAGGAGACGGGGAGCGTGCCCGGCACCCGGGTGATGCTCCACGCCGCGTAGGTCGGCATCGCCGCCAGCAGGCCGAGCGCCGCCAGGGCCGCCGGGAGGGACGGCTGGGTCAGGGCCACCCCGGCGGCGAGCAGCGGCGCGGCAAAGGCCACGGTGAAGACCCCCATCCTTCCAAAGGCGAGCAGCACCCCCGCCGCCCCGCTCGCCAGCGCGACCACCCCGCCGACGAGGGCGCCCAGGGCGAGCTGGCCCGGCCCCGCCAGTCCCCCCGCCGTGAGCGCGCCCCCCAGCACGCCCACGAGCGTTCCCCCCACCAGCGCGGCCCGCAGCGCCCGGCCCGGCACCCCCAGCGGCTCGGCGTAGCGCAGCGCGGCGAGGAGCATGACGTGCCCCCACCCGAAGGCCGCCGCGAACACGAAGGCCGCCGTGGCGCCCGGCCCGAGCGTCCCCGTCACCAGCAGCCCCGTGACGCCCGGCAGCAGGTACAGCGGGCCGCGCAGCAGGGTGCGCCACGGGAAGGAGGGCGCGGGCCGCCGCACCCGGCGGTTCAGGGCCTGCCCCGAACCGCGCTGGGCGTACAGCAACTCCGCCGCCTGGAAGAGCCCCTGCGCCCCGTAGCGGCCTTGCAGTTGCTCGTCGCTCAGGCCGTCGGCCTCCAGGTAGGCGGCGATCTCCAGGGCGTCCACGGCGTGGGCGCGCTCGGGAGCCAGGCGCAGGTCCACCTCGCGCAGGCGGCCGGGCAGCCCGGGCACGGGCGGGACCGAGCCGGTCATGCCTCACCCCCGGCGAGCGCGGCGGGGTAGGCCCGGCGGTAGGCCTCCAGGCAGCCCCCCAGCGTGAAGAAGTCGAGCACCCGGTCGCGGGCGGCCTGGCCCAGCCGGGCGCGCAGGGGGGCGTCAGCGAGCAGGCGGGTCAGCGCGCTCGCCACCCCCATCACGTCGCGCGGGCGCACAATCAGCCCGGCCTCGCCCACCGCCTCGGGCACCCCGCCGACCCGGGTGGCGACCGGGGGGCGGCCCATCGCCATCGCCTCGATGACCGTGTAGGGAAAGCCCTCGGAGACGCTGGTGAGCGCGACGACCTGCCCCGCCCGGTACGCCTCGGTGATGTCGGGCACCCGGCCCTCGAAGGTGACGTGGCTCCCCAGGTCCAGGTCGGCGGTAAGTGCGCGGCAGTGGCGCTCGTAGCCCTCGTTCCCGGCGGGCGTGCCGCCGAAGAGCCGCAGCCGCGCCCCCGGGGTCTGGCGCCGCACCAGCGCGAAG
The Deinococcus aerius DNA segment above includes these coding regions:
- a CDS encoding alpha/beta hydrolase family protein, which translates into the protein MPSVSPPVIQAEQRVPGGTRLRLEWRVEGDSVPALLLLPNREPGVKVPAALLLHGLTSRGEVMTDSVGQVLLRRGVASLAPDLPLHGSRGNPLELNGLRNPLEAARLWRLALREAGVAAEFLRTHPAVDPGRVAVVGYSLGSFLGAALAAREREVRALVLAAGGDLPLGTPLTTLARTVVDPLRAVRGLGCPLLMVHGRRDPVIRPDQAERLFAAAREPKELRWWNAGHSLPAAAIEDAADWLTRQLGASGQA
- a CDS encoding histidine phosphatase family protein codes for the protein MSTLILVRHGQATPFEADTDRLSSLGEAQARAVGTYLAEAGLEPTDVISGSLVRQRESARLACEAAGGGWPEPVTDPRLAEYDGDGLTRTLAPLLAARDPKFDALVRTYEREKHGPERNRHLQRMLEPLTAAYLRGEVAHAGVEAWADFRARVHAFLRELLAGPSGRTVLAFSSGGVIGVTVAAVLRAPDESALTLNWRVRNGSLTRLTYGGGRASLDSFNETAHLTEELSSWR
- a CDS encoding alpha/beta hydrolase, giving the protein MALDPHLKEVLLQMAAAPQPNGLEELRAAVIANAARSPKRPVEIAGTRDLTIPGPASDLPARLYTPVGEGPHPLTVYFHGGGFVAYSIETHDSVCRELCAGANSAVLSVEYRLAPEHRFPAGVEDAYAALLWAAAHGEELGADSSRLAVAGDSAGASLAIACTLRARDEGGPRIRAQLLIYPAVDFVNTGRYPSRRENAEGFFLTEERMRFFAQMYLEDPEHGAHPHVSPLHAAGLHDLPPALVMTAEFDPLRDEGAAYAEALQAAGVRADHLPGPGMIHGFANMTAFSPAAAGLLDRAAGWLGAELGTRQESARE
- the trxA gene encoding thioredoxin, with the translated sequence MSDVAVCVHCGAKNRLGTPPAGQVPVCGRCGHPLPWLLSASDATFGAEVTASVPVLVDFWAEWCGPCRAVAPVLEDLAREHAGKLKVVKLDVDRNPDVSGRYGVRSIPTLILFEHGRPAETWVGALPKGTLSARLAPYLRQGGGGEAAR
- a CDS encoding MJ1477/TM1410 family putative glycoside hydrolase; this translates as MFRPVLLLAALLCGCAAADGSSSRTDTAPSRHAQLAAVRTWGVQLTGYGDAGLRGVRDSSFDLVVVDPTRWGDGGAWTPAEVREAARGRLLIAYLSLGAAENFRAYWQPGWRPGQPAWLLRPDPDWPGNYDVAYWDPAWQALALRELDRVIDQGFHGAYLDLIDAYELHPDRPTAAAEMVAWVCRAAAHARARDPEFLIIPQNAAALIRDPRYAACVDATGQEETFVYATNRPTDSERQVGQLALYRLWRAAGKPVLTLDYASDPALVRATYERARASGLVPYVTDVGLDRLPPGR
- a CDS encoding Agd3-related carbohydrate-binding protein, coding for MKSLSPLLPLTLLLALTACGGGPSATTPTPDTSGEIVGENGVKLSEITRYGEPLHAGHHHPVTPAGAVPGAPPGVVGPQSLGGAARPDLSGARLGPATVPHGAALRAQALPANAQTNKVALRILVLHAGAGDFGLGPARALLRQHGIPFDTLDATTQALTPERLVGPDGVGRYAGVILASNALTTESSPGMYTSALDDSEWATLFGYEAAFKVRQLALFGYPGVTPEDYGLRAVPGTETANTDASVTTAGRGVFTDLTNQAVPVRLAYTYPSRVESVPGVSTQPLLQDASGNVLAVTSTAADGRERLLLTMAENEYMNHTQLLGPGLIGWLTRGVFLGEYRRFLGVDIDDWFAADDRYDAATRTLAADSYRLGVSDALATKAQQETVRRDFPVAANFRYAIMYNGLGADVLAPRTCTPGSNVRDPLSAVSKCLRSDFDWVNHTRDHPLMDVMNRQDSFEQIFQNTLIGLFMGLKLSEKSLVTGEMSGLGYKEPADGQPKQDYGLAASNPAMLQAAQASGVRYLASNRSVASQWNANCPSCGIYHPMNTNILLVPRWPVNVYYYATTPDEAVTSYNAVYGPGGTAPYWPSNLTYPQFLDRESDLGFQHVLSGAAWPHYMHQTNLNQYAPGHSLATDWVRAVLTKYAAASTLPLNTLRWNDLGAYVDARTRYEGAKDGLTAVWDRSTNTVRVSSASGTPRIFMTGTAGPAGASVETYGGRSIALFPVGTGGTTVTVTPR
- a CDS encoding NAD-dependent epimerase/dehydratase family protein — encoded protein: MTPASSPTALLLGANGFLGGHLHRALREAGLDVRLPPAHTDLTALPEAEWAALLGGAGVIVNAAGRTGGDLPALTRANVLLPARVLDGAARTGARVVHLASAAEYGPVPEGHTSREDDPTCPVSPYGATKLAGTLLLDEAARAGRVDALALRLTNPVGAGMNAGTLPGRAARELRAADGQTPVRFGPLGARRDFVAVRDVTRAVLHVLPGQPGAELRGVVNVGSGEARPVRDLVTVLARLCGFTGEWHEDAPGSPRSGDVPYQRADLTRLNATGFTPLHSLEDALAELLAALPAPPIPQGAP
- a CDS encoding nucleotidyltransferase family protein, translated to MHAVILAGGKGTRLRPYTTCVPKPLVPIGDTYSILEIVLMQLRRSGFTGVTLAIGHMGHLIRAFVGDGSRYGLTVTYTDEETPLGTIGPVLNVLDTLPEHFLIMNGDVLTDLDYGTFLRRHTRSGRPVTVATYRREIRSEFGVLDVDGEGGESSIVAFREKPTVQFQVSMGVYAMTRETLRRYTPGQVLGFDTLMLDLLAAGEHPGSDLFGGYWLDIGRPEDYDTANAQWPSMAPVLLPDLVQGSAAD
- a CDS encoding NAD-dependent 4,6-dehydratase LegB, whose amino-acid sequence is MTHTAASLPTVSRSSSGRPLVAVTGADGFIGSHLTEELVRAGYRVRAMAIYNSQGSYGWLDTLEPEVLEHVEVQLGDVRDAGSVRALMGGAHTVYHLAALIAIPYSYVAPRSYVETNITGTLNVLEAARDLGTRRVVHTSTSEVYGTARTVPIHESHPLQGQSPYSATKIGADKLAESYHLSFGLPVVTLRPFNTYGPRQSARAVIPTVISQIAAGRTEIRLGDLRPTRDFNFVADTARAFRAVGEAGDEVLGRVLNAGSGREISVGDTVRLIAQVMGREVEVVQEDIRLRPEGSEVMRLLADASALRDLTGWAPEVSLEEGLRRTAEWFTNPAHLARYRVGEYTV